One Pararhizobium capsulatum DSM 1112 DNA segment encodes these proteins:
- the dinB gene encoding DNA polymerase IV, with protein MSDDAAPTVRKIIHVDMDAFYASVEQRDNPELRGKPLAVGSAAARGVVAAASYEARKFGVHSAMPSVTAARKCPDLIFVPPRFDVYKAVSQQIREIFAEYTPLIEPLSLDEAYLDVTENLKGMAVATEIAAEIRDRIKTVTGLNASAGISYNKFLAKMASDLNKPNGQALISPKNGPAFVEALAVKKFHGVGPATAEKMRRLGIETGADLKSRTLEYLAAHFGKSGAYLYGIARGVDNRQVNPDRERKSIGAEDTFTEDIFALKAAKAELAPLAAKVWGHCQRHGIVGKTVTVKIKYADFQQATRSRTISHSFSCEDEILQHASALLETAFPFRLGVRLLGVTLSSLASQRERDEQQLRMAV; from the coding sequence ATGAGCGATGACGCCGCACCAACCGTTCGCAAGATCATACACGTCGACATGGATGCTTTCTACGCGTCGGTGGAACAGCGAGACAATCCGGAGCTCCGTGGCAAGCCGTTGGCTGTTGGCAGTGCTGCCGCCCGCGGCGTAGTCGCGGCTGCTAGCTACGAGGCCCGAAAGTTTGGTGTCCATTCCGCAATGCCCTCAGTGACAGCGGCGCGCAAATGCCCGGATCTGATCTTTGTCCCTCCGCGCTTCGACGTCTATAAGGCGGTGTCGCAGCAAATCCGGGAGATCTTTGCCGAGTACACGCCTTTGATCGAGCCATTATCGCTCGACGAAGCCTATCTCGATGTGACGGAAAACTTGAAAGGAATGGCAGTCGCCACCGAGATCGCGGCCGAGATCAGAGACAGGATCAAAACTGTCACCGGCCTCAATGCCTCTGCCGGAATTTCCTACAACAAGTTCCTCGCCAAGATGGCATCGGATCTCAACAAGCCGAATGGTCAGGCCCTGATCTCCCCGAAGAACGGTCCCGCCTTCGTTGAGGCGCTTGCGGTCAAAAAGTTCCACGGCGTCGGCCCGGCGACAGCCGAGAAGATGCGCCGTCTCGGCATCGAAACCGGAGCGGATCTGAAGAGCCGGACGTTAGAATATTTGGCCGCGCACTTCGGAAAATCCGGAGCTTACCTTTACGGGATCGCCCGCGGCGTCGACAATCGGCAGGTCAACCCCGACAGGGAGCGGAAGTCGATCGGCGCAGAGGATACGTTTACCGAGGACATCTTCGCGCTGAAGGCTGCAAAAGCCGAACTCGCCCCTCTTGCCGCGAAGGTGTGGGGTCACTGTCAACGTCACGGTATTGTCGGCAAGACTGTCACCGTGAAGATCAAATACGCCGACTTCCAGCAAGCAACACGAAGCCGAACGATATCGCATTCGTTTTCTTGCGAAGACGAAATTCTGCAACACGCATCGGCACTGCTGGAGACCGCCTTTCCATTTCGACTGGGCGTCCGCCTGTTGGGGGTGACCCTGTCGTCGTTAGCCTCTCAACGCGAGCGCGATGAACAACAACTTCGCATGGCCGTCTAG
- a CDS encoding RES family NAD+ phosphorylase, translated as MYFKGTLFRALNPIYAREPLSGRGAQLYGGRFNRQGTPALYTSLSVMTALREANQVGSLQPTTLVSYDVDIEKVFDCRDSEALRREGMAAASLSDPTWRNQMVENGEAVTQLFAQRLSASGYYGLLVRSFAHGAAAEDLNLVLWKWSGILPSRVTLIDDEHRLSPPF; from the coding sequence ATGTATTTTAAAGGAACTCTTTTTCGAGCGCTTAATCCGATCTACGCGCGCGAGCCCCTGTCGGGCCGTGGTGCGCAGCTTTATGGCGGCCGGTTCAATCGACAGGGTACCCCGGCGCTCTACACATCTCTTTCGGTAATGACAGCGCTACGGGAAGCCAATCAGGTCGGGAGCCTGCAGCCAACGACACTCGTTTCCTACGATGTCGACATAGAGAAAGTCTTTGATTGTCGGGACAGCGAGGCGTTGCGACGGGAAGGTATGGCCGCCGCAAGTCTTTCAGATCCCACATGGCGTAATCAGATGGTTGAGAACGGCGAAGCTGTGACACAGTTGTTCGCCCAAAGGCTCAGCGCATCTGGGTACTACGGATTGCTCGTTAGAAGCTTCGCGCACGGCGCAGCTGCCGAAGATCTCAATCTCGTGCTTTGGAAATGGAGCGGCATCTTACCCAGCCGCGTCACTCTCATTGATGATGAGCATCGGTTGTCGCCGCCATTTTGA
- a CDS encoding ATP-dependent helicase, protein MTAYLDKLNDRQREAVEYGAGTSQGAASGPLLIIAGAGSGKTNTLAHRVAHLIVKGADPRRILLMTFSRRASSEMARRVQRICRQVLGDNSAIMTDALAWSGTFHGIGARLLRIYAEQIGLNVDFTIHDREDSADLMNLVRHELGLSKTDGRFPTKGTCLAIYSRVVNSESSIVEVLKSAYPWVAGWEEQLKQLFAAYVEAKQMQNVLDYDDLLLYWAQMMSDPELAADVGQRFDHVLVDEYQDTNKLQASILFSIKPDGGGLTVVGDDAQSIYSFRAATVRNILDFPKVFSPIPADVITLDRNYRSTQPILAAANGVIDLARERFTKNLWTDRASEQRPWLVTVKDETDQANHIAEQVLANREVGIPLKQQAVLFRASSHSGALEVELTRRNIPFVKFGGLKFLDSAHVKDLLAVLRFAQNPRDRVAGFRLLQMLPGIGPQTAGKILDTIATDPEPLQSLAEIPPPPKTGEDWPSFVTLLTSLLKSSGTWPRELEVARIWYEPHLERIHEDADTRKADLLQLEQIAGGYPSRERFLTELTLDPPDATSDQAGVPLLDEDYLILSTIHSAKGQEWRSVFMLNVVDGCIPSDLGVGTTAEIEEERRLLYVGMTRARDSLTLVIPQRFFTYGQNTQGDRHVYASRTRFIPATLLQFFEVTSWPKVSAQTSERSARQIRIDVGARMRTMWK, encoded by the coding sequence ATGACAGCTTACCTCGACAAACTGAATGACCGCCAAAGAGAAGCAGTGGAATACGGTGCTGGCACCTCGCAAGGCGCAGCCAGCGGGCCGTTGCTGATCATCGCGGGCGCCGGCTCAGGCAAAACAAATACGCTCGCCCACCGAGTCGCGCATCTGATCGTTAAGGGTGCTGATCCACGACGCATTCTGCTCATGACCTTCTCACGCAGAGCTTCATCCGAAATGGCCCGTCGTGTTCAACGCATCTGCAGGCAGGTGCTCGGCGATAACTCCGCGATCATGACCGATGCCCTCGCCTGGTCCGGAACCTTCCACGGTATCGGCGCGCGTCTGCTGAGAATCTATGCCGAACAGATCGGTCTCAACGTCGACTTTACGATCCATGACCGCGAGGACAGCGCCGATCTGATGAACCTCGTGCGCCACGAATTGGGGTTGTCCAAGACAGACGGTCGTTTCCCGACAAAGGGTACATGCCTTGCGATCTATTCGCGCGTGGTCAATTCGGAGAGCTCGATCGTCGAGGTGCTGAAATCGGCATATCCCTGGGTGGCCGGCTGGGAAGAACAACTGAAGCAGCTTTTCGCGGCCTACGTCGAGGCGAAGCAGATGCAGAACGTGCTCGATTATGACGATCTGCTTCTCTATTGGGCGCAGATGATGTCCGATCCGGAATTGGCAGCGGATGTCGGTCAGCGGTTCGATCACGTGCTTGTCGATGAATACCAGGATACCAACAAACTCCAGGCATCAATCCTGTTTTCAATAAAGCCGGATGGGGGCGGACTGACCGTTGTTGGCGACGATGCTCAATCCATCTATTCATTTCGCGCGGCCACAGTCCGAAACATTCTCGACTTTCCAAAGGTATTCTCGCCGATCCCGGCCGACGTCATCACTCTCGACAGGAACTACCGCTCAACTCAGCCGATCCTTGCGGCCGCAAATGGCGTTATCGATCTCGCGCGCGAACGCTTCACCAAGAACCTCTGGACAGATCGCGCTTCCGAACAACGACCATGGTTGGTCACGGTCAAGGATGAAACCGATCAGGCCAATCACATCGCCGAACAGGTCTTGGCCAATCGGGAAGTTGGCATTCCCCTGAAACAGCAGGCCGTCTTGTTTCGTGCGTCGAGCCATAGCGGAGCGCTGGAAGTCGAGTTGACACGCCGCAACATCCCTTTCGTTAAATTTGGCGGCCTGAAGTTCCTCGACAGCGCGCATGTGAAGGATCTCCTGGCTGTTCTCAGATTTGCCCAGAACCCTCGCGATCGGGTCGCCGGCTTCCGGCTGCTCCAGATGCTGCCTGGCATTGGACCACAGACGGCTGGAAAGATCCTCGACACGATAGCAACAGATCCGGAGCCTCTTCAGTCACTGGCCGAAATTCCACCCCCACCCAAGACCGGCGAGGATTGGCCCTCCTTCGTGACGTTGCTTACCTCTCTCCTGAAAAGCAGCGGCACTTGGCCACGCGAACTGGAGGTGGCCCGCATCTGGTATGAGCCTCATCTGGAAAGGATTCACGAGGATGCCGATACGCGCAAAGCCGATCTGCTCCAGCTTGAGCAGATTGCCGGCGGCTACCCGAGCCGAGAACGTTTCCTGACCGAACTCACCCTTGATCCGCCGGATGCGACCAGTGATCAGGCCGGCGTTCCCTTGCTGGATGAAGACTATCTGATCCTGTCCACCATCCATTCTGCCAAAGGCCAGGAGTGGCGATCAGTGTTCATGCTGAACGTGGTCGACGGTTGCATTCCCTCTGATCTCGGCGTCGGCACAACAGCGGAAATTGAGGAAGAGCGCCGACTGCTCTATGTCGGCATGACGCGGGCACGGGACAGTTTGACGCTCGTGATACCGCAACGGTTCTTCACCTATGGCCAGAACACGCAGGGCGATCGGCATGTCTATGCCTCGAGGACACGATTCATTCCAGCAACGCTCCTGCAGTTTTTTGAAGTAACAAGCTGGCCGAAAGTTTCCGCTCAAACGAGCGAGCGCAGCGCCCGTCAGATCAGGATCGATGTCGGCGCTCGCATGCGTACCATGTGGAAGTAG
- a CDS encoding dihydrofolate reductase family protein — protein MAKLVFALNQSLDGYVDHMKFAPDPALFRHFIEDISSVAGCVYGGRMYEVMRYWDEDNSEWDEGERDYAAAWRSKPKWVVSRSLKSVGPNATLVPDDIETTIRRLKAQQDGVIEVAGPELAQSLTDLGLVDEYRLYLHPVVLGYGKPFFAGPRPPLRLVASDRIGGNVIRLTYVPS, from the coding sequence ATGGCTAAGCTCGTGTTCGCCTTGAACCAGTCCCTGGATGGGTATGTCGACCACATGAAATTCGCACCTGATCCGGCGCTTTTTCGTCATTTCATCGAAGACATCAGCAGTGTTGCCGGCTGCGTGTACGGCGGCCGCATGTACGAGGTGATGCGGTATTGGGATGAAGACAATTCCGAGTGGGACGAGGGGGAGCGCGACTACGCAGCGGCCTGGAGGAGCAAGCCAAAATGGGTTGTGTCGCGCTCGCTGAAGTCAGTCGGTCCGAACGCCACTCTTGTCCCGGATGATATCGAGACGACAATACGCAGGCTCAAGGCTCAACAGGATGGGGTGATCGAAGTTGCCGGGCCCGAGCTGGCGCAAAGCCTGACCGATCTTGGCCTTGTTGATGAATATCGACTATACCTCCATCCCGTCGTGCTAGGTTATGGCAAGCCCTTCTTCGCCGGCCCGCGGCCGCCGCTGCGCCTCGTGGCGAGCGATCGAATTGGTGGGAACGTGATCAGGTTGACATACGTTCCCTCATAG